The Sylvia atricapilla isolate bSylAtr1 chromosome 3, bSylAtr1.pri, whole genome shotgun sequence genome has a window encoding:
- the NUP133 gene encoding nuclear pore complex protein Nup133 has product MFPSAPASPRTPGGSARRTLGSAAPSPLSRPGGKKGLPVVAAAASPVLFSPAARRNGSLSARATPTRVIQLPTATETINYDVKAFGSSLPVKVMEALKKADADDQLSVQVDESGWAWLVHKERLIIWKIGQSAVAKLSLCKELQLPPSDYQWSSSLAAISCLSSSGEASSLQSLAIMVATSEGSVRYWPNLAHEGSYTDTFTDFGGSLCSFLTAVKGGSFILSSSRGQLVRLIPDGSGKIHQHALPQGQGMFSGIGRKVSSLLGILSPGSDAVISSVLWDRERSSFYMLTSSNLNKWEIDDSSERYILSWDINRVLKEHITDAIWGSESNYEDIKGGVNIQYMDLQQNRDGLVILAAAWHPGDRPCLVYYTLITVEDKGYQMSDDIVVEVTQYNPSFQSEDEVLCCLVVPDYFSHAAYLYKEDEVFACSTGTGRISLPQEKIVFGIQGDSILGAGSCNSLPIFFAKKSGLLTILSRENISVLPEDLEDALSSSIAGPRSESPAFDATGRLEIIAQEDKTKLLKAAFLQYCRKDIVNAQSMVIELFPSNTDLDSDVELDRAVTQISVDLIDDYPASDPRWAESVPEEAAGFSNTSLILLHQLEDKTKAHSFFVEFLHQVGVFERLGSFPVRGMPMATRLLLCEHAEKLAAAIVLKNHHSRLPDLVNAAILITLNKRECDVPASLTPADVFFREVSHIDSIFESLLEEEEQILKDMPIESIEWAQIVVNVNNIIKDMLQAACQYRQSRASLYKTGELPEREPEYIPWTASSGLRVAITRQHGIVLKVVYPQVDSNLRSVVTEQLVALLDCFLDGYVAQLKSVDRLADQERYSSVEMEYVQKRSELLSPLLSLGQYQLAAALAEKYCDFDILVQMCEQTDNQARLQRYMTQFADQNFSDFLFRWYLEKGKRGKLLSQPIAQHGQLASFLQAHEHLSWLHDINSQDLQKAHRTLQTLANMETRYFAKKKTLLGLSKLAALASDFSEDILQEKIEEIAEQERFLLHQETLPEQLLTEKQLNLNDMPVLSASQLIDLFICDENRRANEYDFKKALDLLEYIDEEEEVDVNDLKLKILCKALQRDGWSCSDGRDDPIEASKDSIFVKILQKLLKEGVQLSEYLPEVKDLLQANELGSLKYNAYFEFVLKANYELYVHGQA; this is encoded by the exons ATGTTCCCGTCGGCTCCCGCCTCCCCGCGGACCCCGGGCGGGTCGGCCCGCAGGACCCTCGGCAGCGCCGCGCCCAGCCCTCTCTCCCGGCCGGGCGGCAAGAAGGGCCTGCCCGTCGTGGCGGCGGCCGCCTCCCCGGTGCTGTTCTCGCCGGCGGCGCGGAGGAACGGCTCCCTGTCGGCGCG agCGACTCCTACCAGAGTAATCCAGCTTCCTACAGCAACTGAGACTATTAACTATGATGTTAAGGCTTTTGGATCCTCTCTGCCTGTTAAGGTTATGGAAGCCCTGAAGAAGGCTGATG CTGATGACCAGCTGAGTGTTCAAGTGGATGAAAGTGGATGGGCCTGGCTAGTTCATAAGGAGAGGCTGATTATTTGGAAGATTGGTCAGTCTGCAGTAGCCAAG TTATCTCTGTGCAAGGAATTGCAGCTGCCACCCAGTGACTACCAATGGAGTTCTAGTTTAGCTGCTATATCTTGTCTCAGTTCTTCAGGTGAAGCATCTTCTCTTCAG TCTCTGGCAATAATGGTTGCTACCAGTGAAGGTTCTGTGCGCTACTGGCCCAATCTTGCACATGAAGGATCCTACACAGACACTTTCACAGACTTTGGAGGCTCTCTCTGCAGTTTCCTCACAGCAGTAAAG GGAGGAAGCTTTATTTTATCATCTTCCAGAGGTCAGCTAGTCCGGTTGATACCTGATGGTTCTGGCAAGATTCATCAACATGCTCTGCCACAGGGGCAGGGTATGTTTTCTGGAATTGGTAGAAAGGTTTCTTCTCTCCTGGGTATATTGTCTCCTGGAAGTGATGCTGTG atttctaGTGTTCTTTGGGATAGAGAGAGATCAAGCTTTTACATGCTAACAAGTTCAAATCTAAACAAGTGGGAGATTGATGATTCATCAGAACGTTACATTCTCAGCTGGGATATCAACAGGGTCCTAAAAGAACACATTACGGATGCAATTTGG ggATCTGAAAGTAACTATGAAGATATCAAAGGAGGAGTAAATATACAATACATGGATTTGCAACAGAATCG TGATGGACTGGTCATACTTGCTGCAGCATGGCATCCTGGAGATCGTCCATGTCTTGTCTACTACACTCTGATAACAGTAGAAGATAAAGGCTATCAGATGTCTGATGATATTGTTGTGGAGGTCACACAGTATAATCCATCTTTTCAG TCAGAAGATGAAGTGTTGTGCTGCCTGGTAGTCCCAGATTACTTCAGCCACGCTGCTTACCTTTATAAGGAAGATGAAGTGTTTGCTTGTTCCACTGGAACTGGCAGAATTTCCTTACCACAGGAAAAGATTGTATTTGGCATACAAG GAGATAGTATTTTAGGAGCAGGTTCCTGTAATAGCCTTCCCATCTTCTTTGCCAAGAAAAGTGGACTTCTCACTATCTTGTccagggaaaatatttctgtgcttcctGAAGACCTTGAAGATGCCCTGTCCTCTTCTATTGCTGGACCAAGAAGTGAG agtCCTGCATTTGATGCAACTGGAAGGCTAGAAATTATAGCTCAGGAAGATAAAACCAAATTactgaaagctgcttttctaCAGTACTGCAG GAAAGATATAGTCAATGCACAAAGCATGGTAATTGAGCTCTTTCCAAGTAATACAGATCTGGATTCTGATGTTGAGCTGGATAGAGCAGTGACTCAGATCAGTGTGGACTTAATAGATGATTACCCTGCCTCTGATCCAAGATGGGCTGAATCTGTACCTGAAG aaGCAGCTGGTTTCAGCAACACATCTCTCATTCTTCTTCATCAGCTAGAGGATAAGACAAAAGCACATTCCTTCTTCGTTGAGTTTCTTCATCAG gtTGGTGTGTTTGAACGTCTGGGCAGTTTTCCAGTGCGAGGGATGCCGATGGCCACTCGACTGTTGCTCTGTGAGCACGCAGAGAAGCTAGCAGCAGCTATTGTTCTCAAGAATCACCACTCTAGGCTGCCTGACCTGGTGAATGCTGCTATACTGATTACATTAAACAAAAGGGAATGTGATGTTCCAGCAAGCCTTACCCCTGCTGATGTGTTCTTCAGGGAG GTATCCCATATAGATTCCATCTTCGAATCCTTATTAGAAGAGGAGGAACAAATCCTGAAAGATATGCCTATTGAATCAATTGAGTGGGCCCAGATAGTTGTCAATGTCAACAACATTATTAAG GATATGCTACAAGCTGCCTGTCAGTATCGCCAGTCTAGGGCCTCTTTATATAAAACAGGAGAACTTCCAGAAAGAGAACCTGAATATATTCCATGGACAG CCTCCAGTGGCCTCCGCGTGGCCATAACGCGCCAGCACGGAATCGTCCTGAAGGTGGTGTATCCCCAGGTGGACAGCAACCTCCGCAGCGTGGTGACCGAGCAGCTGGTGGCGCTCCTGGATTGCTTCCTGGATGGCTACGTTGCTCAGCTGAAGTCTGTGGATCGTCTGGCTGATCAGGAGCGCTACAGCAGCGTGGAAATGGAATATGTGCAGAAAAGATCCGAGCTCCTGTCGCCTCTCC TTTCCCTGGGACAGTACCAGTTGGCAGCTGCTTTAGCAGAGAAGTACTGCGACTTTGATATCCTGGTGCAAATGTGTGAGCAGACAGACAACCAGGCCAGATTACAACGCTACATGACTCAGTTTGCAGATCAG AACTTTTCAGATTTCCTGTTTCGCTGGTatctggagaagggaaagcgAGGAAAGCTGTTATCTCAGCCTATTGCTCAGCATGGACAGCTGGCCAGTTTCTTGCAAGCACATGAACATCTGAGCTGGTTACATGACATCAATAGCCAGGATTTGCAAAAG GCTCACAGAACGTTGCAGACTTTAGCAAATATGGAGACACGATActttgcaaaaaagaaaacacttcttgGCTTGAGCAAATTAGCTGCACTAGCATCAGACTTCTCAGAAGACATACTGCAGGAGAAAATAGAag AAATAGCAGAGCAGGAGCGGTTTTTGTTACATCAGGAGACACTTCCCGAACAACTCCTGACAGAGAAACAGTTGAACCTCAATGATATGCCAGTGCTGTCTGCTTCTCAGCTCATTGAT TTGTTCATATGTGATGAGAACAGAAGAGCCAATGAATATGACTTCAAGAAAGCACTTGACCTGCTGGAATATATTGATGAG GAAGAAGAAGTGGATGTAAATGATCTTAAACTTAAAATTCTCTGTAAGGCTCTCCAAAGAGATGG ATGGTCCTGTTCCGATGGTAGAGATGATCCAATTGAAGCATCTAAAGATAGTATATTTGTGAAAATACTACAAAAACTATTGAAAGAAG gAGTTCAGTTAAGTGAGTATTTGCCAGAGGTGAAGGACTTGCTTCAAGCAAATGAACTCGGCAGCTTGAAATACAACGCTTACTTTGAATTTGTGTTAAAAGCAAACTATGAACTCTATGTTCACGGACAAGCATGA